CAGCAAAATACTTCTGATTTCCTAGTTTTAAAATACTCACAGTAGCTACTTTTTCAACATAGGTTTTCATGGTTTTCACAATGACTTTTCTGTCCTAAAAAGAGAACCAAAGGAATATGATTGAGCCATCATACCAATTTGCTTTCCTATATTTTACCAAATTGGGTTTTCTGATTTCAAAAGATCTGAAAAGTAAATCAAAAGTTGTGGGGCCAAGAATGACAGGATAAAATCTCCGGTTCTACAAAATGTCCTTCACCCATCCCACTTATTTGCTTTCTGTGTCCATTAGGAGCTACCAAGAAAGCATGTTCCATAAGAACTGCAGATTGAAACATTCCTTTAGAATTAGTATAAATTTAGTAAAATTCAACACTTTTAAAATATGCTCCTTTATTAAATATGAACATTGGGCTGATGAATTTGCCTGATCAGAAATGCAGGctggttttaaaaaacagctgCTTTCTTTTAATCCACTTGATTCATAAAGACTAATTTGAGGGACCAGAAACATCATTATACAAGAACTCTTGACAAACTGTAAAGAAGACGGGCGTAACTCAAaccatttttaaagtgttttaactAACTCTAGAGGACAACCACACCATTATGCTTATGAAAAAAGTTACatgctcaatttttttttcttttcaatccaCTCTTGTTGTATGGCACTCCATGGCATGTGCTGTTCTTACTCTGCTACCACTACATCCAGTTTAAAAGCTTTCAGTATTCCTCAAAGTACCATGTATACCAAAAATAGAGGGGTGTTTGCCAAAAATCAgacatattttaataataaccACGCTGGGGAAAAATCTCCAGTGTAACAGTTTAGAGAGTCTTGGACAGCAAGACCCATTCAACCAAGGCATTCTGCTTTGACATAAATAAGCTACATCACACAATATACCTTGGGCGTTCCATGCCACAGGCAATGCATGGCTACTCTGGCTCCATCATGCGTGTGTGCTAAGTAGATGACAGCTTCTCTGATTGCTTCAATCATTTCctagagacaaaaaaaacccccataatTTTAAATTAGTTTTGTTATAAGGGATTGACATTTACTtgacatatatgtatatatattctcCATAATAATTTAGGATCTAAGCACCAAATTTAACACCCATGGTTAATAGATCAGTTGACTTGCTTGAGACTATTTATATCAGGAAGAGAGCATTATGTTCACTTTGGTAATGACCGCACCCATTGCAGTGTGCCATAACAATTACTTTTTTAACTTCCGGTATTCAACTACAACGGGCTACCTGCCCCAGACTGGAAATAATACTGCACACTCACCACTGAAAGCAGTAAAAGCAGACAGACTGCCTCCAAAATCTGATGCAAATTCAGAAACTGATCTGACCAGTGAGGCCTATATCTCCTTAGCTAGGGATGTCTTTGCACAAATGTCCTAACAAAATGGCATAAACTACTTGACTCACAATTCTACAATTTATTCTATaagtgaaagggggaaaaataatatGCAATGAGTCTGATACTTACAGATCTCTGTTTAGGGGTGGCATGAGTGAAAAAGTCCAAAAATACTTTATGGACTAACGAATGCTTTATTACAGCTTCCCTGGAGGacaagaaagaggggaaaagcaAAGAGGCATGTATGTACATCATTGCAGAATAATGCCTAGAGTTAGTCAGCAAATTGCACCTAAGTTATAACTTCAGTAAATAGGAACTCCCATCATACAGACAGGGTGCAACTATGAATAGCTTCACAGTTCTCCCTAATTACCATTTTAATAGGTGTAGTGTACCTCATTCCCcttaggggagggggggaaaacagaaattctggaaagGAAAGCAGATGGTGGAAAGAGGAAGAACTGGAGAAATTTCTGAACAGTTTTGGAATTGTCTAGTACTTCAGACAGATACTGCCTATTTATTTCATAAGTCACCAGTGTGAACTTTACTGCACTCTCACCAATCATTATTTCAAATCCTATCCTTGTTGATGGAGGGGATTGGGAACATGCTTTTGCAAGAGATCTGCCATCAAAATAAAAGTACAAGCCAACTCTCCTTGTCACACGCACCCACAATGTGTCATATAAACATGGTGTAAGCTGCTGTTCTTACTTCTGAGCCATTGGAGTAAGGATCTGCTTCATTTCATCCATAATAGCCTCCCGCTTTTCAGGGTGGGACTCGACCACTTTTTCAAGAGTTGGGTGTTCTGATGACTGAAACAAAGAATCACTGTTATGGTGAAGTTTACTTCATCAACATTACaggaaacaaaacacaacagagGGATCTGATCACACGTCAAGTCACCAGGATCTCACTATGACCAGTCTACTCTCAGGGTCTGCACAGGCTTCCTAATTCAAAGTAACACTGCAGAAAAATTCATGCAGGTATCAGCAGTAAAATGAGCCTCTGAAATTGTACAGAATGAAGAATCCCTGGCTTGCATGGGAATAACATACACTCCCACAACCTGCACAGAGTGGAATTAAACTCATGGTCTTCAGAGCTGGCTTTATGCAAGTTTATTAGGGATCACAAAAAGGGATGAAGAAGATCTAGATATAGCCTGACACTTGGATACAAAAATGCACACTCATATTAATTGCAACTATTTCAAAGGAGTGCTGATTTCCAATAAGAGAGCTTAGAGAAAATTCCTGTTAGTTGGTCTTCATTTCTTAGAAAGCCACAAAGAATGTTCTGTACCTCTTTAATATGACACTGAAAGTACAGAATGTAGAAattaagtataataataataataataacctttaatggcataattaaaacaacagcagcaatataccagcaacaatggcaacctcagtgtaatgatacaatctccagtacagttataaccatTTGCTGATAGAGCACAAAAAGTttgccagcgcttccaatacacttgcagaaccacaattcAGCATCGTTACCACAGTTGATAGATCAgtgttatcaatggggggttttagccacggtgtttagatatttgttcctggctaaactgtgtaacgggcagtgtaatatcacgtgttggattgattcttcgtaagctgaactgaagggacaaaatctttcataaaaaggcactttctgtattttaccctgagtggtagctgaagggagaatattgcacctggcaagggtcagggctcgtcgcaatttgggttccttagaaccaaatggaaatatttctctGAAAATACCATCGGGTATATGGTTTTAACgagtatacccaagtgcaagggagagcagcgtttattagcctgctgcatcatcaggtgactataccggTGGAATCATccaatctcttttttttgatagtcagctttagtactcattggcattcattagaAAGCCAATGCATCCGGTTGATAAGGACACACTATTCATGGATTTTGGCCTCAACAAAAGACCACCACTCAGTCgcttggctatgaaagaaagagcctgatagGTGAAACTTTTGTGatagttgttaaagcacaatcgtatccagaattggaaagtcatgcaccatgctcttgtatggagtaaatgttggcccacctccaaacagactgCAGAATATGGGACCGAATGAGGTAAGCCAAGTatgctatagagaaagcatgactgaactctttccatatcgcagctccatgcttgtatccacaatgggattccgtatagtaattgcatggtgattttagcattaaatgccttaatggctgcaggtataGAAATTAAGTAATAGCACATTATTAATCATGATTTTATAGCTTCTGAAGGAACTTCACATATCCCTGGTTTAACAGATGCTTTTGTGATCATGCTATTCAGACTATTCCATTTCATGGCCTGCCTGCAATACTTTCTTCTCTAACCTGTTTATGAACATATGCATCAACTCAATGGATCTCAATAAACTTGGCTTTGCTGAAGTGGGTCTCACAGGTCATGGTGATCACATGCACAAGACAGGGACATTCCCTCTGACTGTGGAACTACTCAACTGTTACATTTTCTGTTAACAGTTACATTTTCTGTTAACAAATTTCACAGTTTGTTGTATTGTTTAAAATATCACAGTGTGTTTCAAGCTccaagaaacattttcaaaggcaAGGGAGGGGGTTTCAAAACATCACCTTGTAGATTTGGAATATATTCCCATACAGCTCTTGCGTCAACATGTTTCTCTGCTCCAAAATGGCTTTGTCATTATATGCAAACTCCACCACTGCAGATGCTTCAGCATGACGCAGCATCTTTCTCACTTCACCTTTGAAGCTTTTGATTATTTCTGCAATTTGTGGTTTTGTTCTGTCCCAGGAATAAATGTGGATAacagacagcaaaaataaaataaacattaatataaaagaaaaaaatagaccACTTACTTTTAAGTGATCAAATATTAAAAGCATACTCTTGTTTGGAAAAGAAGACTTCATTCGAATCAACAACTCTAAACTGGAGCTTATCATAGTCAGATATTCTGTTCTAGCTGGAAAGTAACTTAACAGTATAACTCGGTACAGAGCAAGCCCAATCTAGTCTAGGGCCACCAAAATCCACAGTCTTAGACAAGACTAACTCTGCAAAGAACTGTACTGTTAGAGACAGCAAATAACATTTGGGCTCTGCTCAGtggtcagccattttcttcaaataTTACTGACCTGACCGAAGCCTCTGGCCTGTATGTTGAATACTGAGGGAAATAGGATAAAATCACCCTTTCACACTGTGCTAAGCTTTACAAGTTAGGAATAGTGAGGGCAACAGAGCATGTAAATAAAAAGAGATTGGCTGAAACAACTGAGAAAAGAGTGTCACAATGAGTTTAATCACATGATCTTGATGACTGCAACCCCCCCTCAGGAACTGTTTTAGAACTAGGAAGCCAACAGTGTTATCATACATACCTGTATTTTTCAGACCTGGGACAGACATCTCTATTGGCCAGACTCCAGTAGGACATGGCCAATCATTGTCACTCATTAGAAAAGAGGTCTATGAACAGACAAGGCTCGGGAGTTCCTCAAAGTGTGGTCACACCTTAccataatcattttaaaagtccAGTCCACTTCatgattttatcccacccttctttcaAGAAGATGGTTTATATATAGTgttagcccataggtgtcaaactcgcggccctccagatgttatggattacagttcccatcattccctgccagcataatgctggaatgggatgatgggaaccgtagtccataacatctggagggccgcaagtttgacacctgtgtgttagcCTATTCATCTTTTCAATATTCTTGTGACAAAGCAGACAAAGAGATTTGCCCAAGGCTAGCTATtttcagtggcagagcaaggcTCCAAAGTCCAAGAACAACAATCTACCCATTCTACAACACAACATCTACCTCAAGTCTAGTTATATCTCCCACTAGAGTTGAAGTAAAtccagtaaaaacacacaaagccAAGGACAGAAGTGCCAGAGAATGCATGAAGCCAGGCAGGTACATCCAATGGGCTTTCTAGACTTTTGTGAAGGGATGAAGCAAATAAAGAGGACACAATCTAGAAAATCACTTGAaagccagcatgccaattggccatgctggcaggggctgataggaattgtagtccacaacatctggagtgccaaaggttcgccaccactgccttaggggatggggaggtatatcaaaactaacaaataaaataaataaaacctatgCTCTAGAACTTCACTCAGGCACGAAGCTCACTGACCTCAGTCATTCCCTCTCAGCTTAGACTATCTTATAAAATAGAGAATAAGAATACCACCTTGAGTTCCTTAGACAAAACGCAGGATAAAATATGAGAGAAATTTAGAAATAGGGTACcggcacattatttatttatttattaaaatacgtACAGCCTGACTGTCTtaatggttcaaggcagcttataataaCAATTAAACCATTTTCAGTAAAAcccaaaaataaaatggcaaactCCAAATTTCTCTCACTCCCTCtaaaaagatgcctgccattcaagTCCTCTCAAAAGCCCTTCCAAACAGTCAGGCCTTGGACTACCTCCTAAAGATCTCCAAGGAgagcccgccccccccacccccccgctcacCATTTTAGGGAGCCCAGTCCAGAGTTGGAGCTCTGCAGGAAAAGGGCCTAGGCTCTGGCCGATGCCAGATGGGCCACCGTAAGCAGTGGGATAGCTAACAGATGACTTACAACATACCTACCCATACATAAGAAGTTTCTTCACAATATTTCTGGAATACTTAGATTTGCTTAGTTCAGTAAAACTCTCTGTAAGATAAGAAAACACACTGAGAAGTCATAACAATGGAACACTCTACATGTAAAAGGCTATGTGTGTGAAAATTATACCTCGTAATTCCTCAAATACTTCTTGCCTTTGTTTTTCATTGCCAAACCGAATGTAACACTGGATGACACGAGTAGAGTCATGAGCAAATGCCATCTGGGGGAGGAAAAAATCAATCTGTAACTCTTAAGTAATTTGGCTAGAATTACATTCATTACATTGATCTTCATAACTAGTTCCACAAGGCTGCTCGAAAGGAGGTTATAGCTAACTGATAATGTGAAGGGGAACACAGGAGTACTGGTACATTTGGACGTCTTAAGCAAGAAACATTCCCATGTGTAGGGTCCTGGTCAATATAATCTCAGCAGTTTGTGATGTTAAAAAAGTTTTTTGCTACATTTCTTACACTTTTTATTTTCCCATGAAGCAGTTCCTGAAGTTCACTTAACAGTTTCTTCCGCTTCTCAAGGTCACACTTTTTCCtacaaaaaaattataaaattaaacTATAAAAGGCTTAACAAAAGGCAAACATTCACAGATCAACACCTTCAGCTACATACACCACACAAAGGAGTAATACAAGCAACATGCTTGCGCTTCACTAAAAAAAGGTTTCTGTATAGGGTTAATACCCCAGAGCCAAACTAGACAGTCAGACTTGTGGCCACTATTAACATCTAGGCTGGGAGAAATCTAAAGCACAGTGTTTTACAAAAGAGAACAAGTAAAGTTGTCATTACTGTCTCAAAGCTTCCCAGATCTGCTTTGCCTTGAACACTGCATCATAGTTGGCTCTGTCATTCAGCTGTCTGCTTTGTTTGagatccttctttttcttcttgatgtCATCCCATTTGGGCTTCTTTGGCAGCGATCCTAATAAATATACATAAAGGCATATTAAGAGGCAGCACACAATGCCGATAAAGTCCCAACCAGCAGAACATGTCCTGTCTATGGGATTTTACCATTTGAAGCCTTGTCTAATCCTTGACAATTCTGCTTCAGTTCCAAGTTGTCACCATTCAGACAAAACTACAGACTCCTCGCTCCTTCCCACTTCCTCATCGTTCCTCTTTCAACTTCCTGTTTAGCATTTTCCACTGTTTGCTGCTACATTTAAGTTTATAAGTTTGGTCAGCACTCACATACACCCAATCAGCCAGAATTACAAACCCTAGTTTGAAGTTGGGTTCCAGTTCTCATTAGAAGGAAAGTCCTAACCTGCATGGTTTACCTGTTTGGACATGACAACAGAGATGATtagaaaatggaaaggaaagtaATGTGCAAAGTGAGGAGGAGGGAATGCAGGAGCCTGTGGCTCATTTCCACTCTAAACTGAGTAAACATGCCAGACTCTTGAGCAAAAACAAGCTTTGGTGTGTAACAGCTCATTCTGAAGCAATATTTAAACACACACGAAGTCCTATGTTGCATGAGACCACTGGCCTACTTAGCTTAagtcaggccaattggccatgctgacagaggctgatgggaattgtagttcctgaacatctggagagccgcaggttccctacccctggcttaagTCCTTTCTACTCCAAACAGGAGCACCTGGTGCCAGGTCTCATGCTGAGGCTCAGCAGAAGCCATGCTACTCTGCCACTGGCTAGCCTAGCTAGCATGGCTGCAAGAAACTGGACCCTGGGAACTGAGTAAAGGTTACAGGACATCACTTTAGTCTGAGAGTGTTTGACAGAGAAGGGTTTCTCTTTACAAGAGTCACCAAGGCTGTGCAGCATCCTCATAAAGCCAACTGATGTAGGAGACAGCAGAACCATGTCAATCAGCATACATTAGACTAGATATTTTCCACTGGGTAGGTGAGGGAAACATAAACCCCAATTCTGTCAAACTCACCACTATATCAATATAGGCTGAGAAGCAGGGGCGTTAAAACACCACATTAATAAAGATCCTTTTCTCAAAATGGAGGAATTGAACTTGAGATTTTCCACATGTAAAAAAATATGCTTTGACAATGAATAATTGGTTCTTGACCCAAAAGGAGGTCATGAGACCAGCAGATAAACAGCAAACTGGTCATGGAAACTTCCCATGAACCTCATCACTTAACACTGAAAATGAGAAGTAAAGCAATTCACAGTTAAATGTGAGatctctgtgttttgttttgaagagggggaaaaatagaGTTACTGTAGAATGTGGTCCAGAGGAAAGCCTAATAAAGTTTAGAAGTGAGTACTGCTTCTCAGCGTTTAAGGACCACTCAGATATTGCCATTTGAGATCATTTAGCTACTATCCCCATATCACACAAGGGTTTACATAAGATCAGGGAACGAACTGAAACTCATGACTTGTGCTCCTACCACTCAGAAACACCAGCTCTCAAAGAATACGCTGGAGATCTAGAAGAATCCATAACTCATGGCATCTTCATGcatcaaattttaaaagaaaggcatcccctcccccaaacactgcCTCGTCAATTAGCTtatttcaaaggggaaaaaaaattctaaccTTTGTTACCATCcttgagttttcttttccgggaTAATTTGTCTGGTAATTGTTTACtctttatttgttttacaccaCTTCTGCCAGTCTTTGCATTTCCTTTTTCAAACTTCTTAGTCTTAAATTTCAGCTTGACACCCGTCCCGTCCCTTCTATTAAATGTCTTCGGAAGGCCAGCATCTGTTTACAAATGTTGAAAATAGAACAATTATTTTTAGATTTCTATATTTCTTAAAACCAAGATCCTATTTTATAATGCAAAGTACATCTCTTACTATTTTTCTATATATTCAGTTAAGTAGAACAGCCAAAAGTCACAGGGAAAACAATACATGTACTTTAATACAGTACCAAAAATAATATGTGAGACTTACCACTATTTTGTTTAAACTTCCTTTTTCCAGGCCCTGATTTTCCACCTTTACCTATGAATTTCCTTTTACCTTTGGCTTCCATAAGGTTAAGTCTGTGAATCAGAGAAAGGGACTGTTACTGATGGGGACACAATTGAGACTGTTGTAGTTGAATAGTACAAAGAAACTAAACAAACATGCTAATGTTTTGATCACCATACAATAAAAAATCTAAAACATCTGTATGATGAAGCAACTAATTACAGATATAAATAGCAAGATGATACtccatatataatttttttatgaaaggaggaaaaaaacccaacacaagaCGGAATAACATGGtttggaaattattttcaaaCTATGGacatttaactggttgtggtcaGTTTTCTGGTTTTtccgggccgtggtctggtggatcttgtgaaTTGTCCATATTTCCAAAATCCTTTCTTAAAATTGTAATGATCATAGCTTTAACACTGGTTTTAGTAAACCAATATGCTTCTGTAATAATCTTAAGTCTACTGTTCCACAACAACAGCAAAATACCAAATCTGTTGATATTAACTTTATTGATCTGTCAAATATTTGTAAAACGTTCAATCGACTAAAATCTTTAATTGATCAAATAGACAATTTTGTCTTGTTATGCCGCTGTCTTTAAAAAtgctataaacacacacacacaacacaaaagaGCTCGTCAGCCTACCAAATAACCCAGAGATGTTTTTAGAATATTCACAGCAAGGGCAAAGAACAGTACCAACTTGCTTTGGGAACTAAGAAGACCATCCCTGCAGGATTTACATACTCTGGCTACTAGGCAAACACTATAAGCTTATCAAACTGGTACTTCAGCAGTTGACAGTCTGTGCAGCTTCTACAGTCCTGTTCTAAATCACAAGGGTAAAAGGCTATGAAATAGAAACCCTTACCCACCTCCAGCTTTCAGAGGTAGACATCTAGAAGTGCCCACCCCACCAAAACAAGGAGCCCTGGAATACTGTCAAGAAAACTGACCAAAATGGGTAGTACCACATTCTTTATTCCTGCACTTTTATACAGAGAAAAATCACTTCAGGCTGATGGCAGGGAAGAAAACACGCCATCCATCATAATTACAGCAAAAGTAAGGCTGGTTTGGTCAGAGCTGCTCAAAGAACCAAAAAGGATTTGGGCAGCTCTGTCCCATAACATTTTAATGTGAACTGAACAGTGACAAAATGCTTAAGGATGAACAGAAGTCTGCGGCACAACACTACTACCCTTGCTGAAACATGCTTGGTTACATCTATGTAATCTTTTTGTAACTACATATAAAAAAAGTATTATAAAAGGAATGTAATAATTCCATTACCAATAAGAATCTAACTTGTTCTATAGCCTATCTATCCTGTTATGCGGCTGCTCTTAATAATACAAACTGGGGAGCGGGGTGATCTtctaaaagaaaaatggcagctgctctgaaaGTTTCATACTCAAAAACCAAATAACCAAAACATGAAACTACCTTATACTGAGTAAGATCACCACGGGTCTAGCAAAATCAGTCTTCCCTACATTGACGAATGGACAGACTTACCAAGCAATGTTCCACAATGCTTACTACTTTTTAAAGTGGAGTTACTGTGCACTGAAACTAGGACATTTTAAATAgcggctctcaaccttcctaatgtcatgaccctttaatacagtccctcatattgtggtgatcccctaaccctaacatttatccattttgcagatggagaacccCTGatggcgactcctgtgaaagggtcatttgacccccaaaggggtcccgatccacaggttgagaaccactgttttagaagaagagtttggatttatattccccctttctctcctgtaaagagactcaagggagcttacaatctcctttcccttccccccctcaaacatcctgtaaggtgggtgggactgagagagctccgaagaactgtgactagcccaaggtcacccagctggcatgtgttggagtgcacaagctaatctggttcaccagataaacctccacagctcaagtggcagagcagggaatcaaacccggtcctccagattagagtgcacctgttcttaaccactacaccacgctggctctcatatgcAAAGGAGATTCACTACCACAAATGGTGCCTAATACAAGCTGAATGTTTACTGGGGAGAGCTGATCTACTCGTGCCTCTCATCTAGTGGGGGTATGGGAGGTGAACCGAGCCAGGAAACCAGCTGAAAATACACCAGGAGCTTCGGGATCAGGTGCTATCAGAAAACTGCCCACAGCCCGTACACACCGATCCAGATCCTTTTAAGTCTACTTGCTCTGCTAGGAGACATCAGACAGGCTAGTAACCTCACACCCACCACCCAAGATAAACCCCTCAGGTGCAGCGGTGAACCCACCTCTCCAAAAGACGCACACGTGCACTCCTCCCGTCAGCCCTCTCGCAAGTACTTccgctccctcccttccacttccGGCGGATCTTTCTGTTTTGCCGTAAAGCAAACTGCCGTAATAAGACAAAGAGTTTAAGAAACAGCGGACCTACAGTGACACTTCCGGTTCCCCGTTGAACGGGTGAGGCGACCCCATAAGGGGCTTGCCATGACAGGTTACTTTTGGaacgagggggggaggggttgcattaAAATGACGACACTACTAAACTTCGATGGGTGGAGCTAGAAAGGTGACGTCGCATGCCCCCTCCGATTTCCTGTTTGATTTCGAGTCGCGGTTGATGACGAGTAGGGCGGGAACTGTGTTCACATATGCGATATAGCGCCGTCTGTGTTCAGTTCAAAACAGTTTGGGGGCTGAGGGAGGTCTAGTAAAAATTGGGGGCAGGTTAAGATCTTTATGTAGATTTGGGATTTTTTATTCCTCTGTTTTCAGCATGACGTGATGGTGATGCCCGGTCATCAcaaggattatttatttaaaacgtcTAGTAACTGCTAATGGAATTCAAggcaaattacaataaaaataaaataatagccaAAAAGAATTCAAAACCGACCATTTAAGACTGCCACCGaattaatcaaatgcagtcctgaGTTAATACCATCTTCAAGTGCCTCCTAAAGCTAGGGGGCCAAGCACGTAACCTCCCTATGGAGGTTGTTCTATAAACATGGAGCTGTCAGTGAAAAGGCTTTCTCTTCTTTGGTTGCTGGGACGGTGAGAAGGGTATCTTCCTGTCATCTTAATTCCCAGGTAGGTCCTTCAGATACCCAGGTCCCAAGCCTCATAGAGCTTTAAAGGACAAAatcaacaccttgaattaggCCCAGGAGCAGTTGGGTAGCCAGTGTAGTTGCTGTAATGTTGGGGGTCACACTATACTGTTATCAAAATCAGTTGAACTGAACTATCTGTGTATGCAGTTATTATTGTGCTGTCTGTTTCGTTATCATTAGGAGAGGATAATATTGTGTTGGAGATCAAGCTCTCTAACATTGTACTTCATCAATAATACTAGTTGTCAAATtcagccccccttccccaactGAAATTTGTAGAGCATAACGGGGTGGGAACCTTCTTTGTCTCTTTTATTCCGCAATGAAAATATATTTACTAAATTACTCCTCTCATTCAGCCCCAGCGCTCTCTCATAAGAATGGGCAtcatctttctctttttcctaccTCTAGGTGATAATAGTTTTCCAAATTTCCATACAAATGCTTCCAGACCTAGAAAGAGTGATATAAGCTGTCCATTATTGTCTAAATTAACCCCTTACATTTTTTTTAGACTATAGGTAGTCCAATTTTGAAAGAACATGAACTTCTGTCTTTGTGGTTGCCCAGTTAAACTGGTAAATGAATTGTATTTGTCAAATAGTAGTCTTTtagtgcaatccagatggggggggggcagtgtgtgCTGCCACAGCCAGGAACGACATGGCAATGGCGGTGCTGCGCCACTTCCACACAGGCCTCAGGCAACGTGGAAAGGAGGGGAAGTTTAAGTCACTCCGGCCACCTAAATTGTCCCATTGAACAAACAGGCTTATGCCACGCTTTTGTGCAGCATAAGTCTGATTGGATGCTGGGGTTGCTCCCCAACAGCCCAGTCTTCCAAGTTCACCGCCTTGGAGCTGAGGGGCACCTGGCTGCCAGCACCTTTTCCATATGCACTGGCAGGGGTGCCCTCTGTCGGCATCATCCTCTGCCAATCAATAGCCAATTTGGCCCCCCTCTGATTAGGCTGCTCTTCAGTCTATCCCTGAAGCACAGGGGCTATGCTAATCTTCTCTGTATCATTTCagttttagtatatgtgctgctgAAGCAAGCATTCCTGAAGCAATATAGTACTGCCAAATCTCTGCAAAATTCTGAATTCTCCATGTATCCTCTATATAACAGCAATTACCTTTACCAGCCTAGCAAA
The DNA window shown above is from Sphaerodactylus townsendi isolate TG3544 linkage group LG07, MPM_Stown_v2.3, whole genome shotgun sequence and carries:
- the PUM3 gene encoding pumilio homolog 3, whose translation is MEAKGKRKFIGKGGKSGPGKRKFKQNSDAGLPKTFNRRDGTGVKLKFKTKKFEKGNAKTGRSGVKQIKSKQLPDKLSRKRKLKDGNKGSLPKKPKWDDIKKKKKDLKQSRQLNDRANYDAVFKAKQIWEALRQKKCDLEKRKKLLSELQELLHGKIKSMAFAHDSTRVIQCYIRFGNEKQRQEVFEELRESFTELSKSKYSRNIVKKLLMYGTKPQIAEIIKSFKGEVRKMLRHAEASAVVEFAYNDKAILEQRNMLTQELYGNIFQIYKSSEHPTLEKVVESHPEKREAIMDEMKQILTPMAQKEAVIKHSLVHKVFLDFFTHATPKQRSEMIEAIREAVIYLAHTHDGARVAMHCLWHGTPKDRKVIVKTMKTYVEKVATGEFSHLVLSAAFDCIDDTKLVKQLIISELSDSLARIINNKYGRKVLLYLLSPRDPTYFSPAVIKILQQGDGNAYSKKDVEVRRCELLEAVSPCLLKYLNEHAEEMTMDKATCIMVTGILKASIGDIQPALNTIANLAAQELIPGGEDGQLHIAEHPAGHLVLKWLIEQDEKMNERGREGCFARTLVECVGIDNLKQWADVNRGAIVLCRLLQSSDQEVANQVKDGLKSLVPKLKNSKNAKGALEALLEKLSS